CTCTTTCACTAATGAGTCTGTATAAGTACTCTTGAGTTTTGCTAGCTGGCGCCACTCAAGCACCTGCGTAGGCAAATCATGACCCTCTAAGGCAAGGTCCTCTAGAATTTTTGCACTGGTTTGATAGGCGCCGGTCTTAGTCTTTTTTGCGCCAGGCAAACCCAGCTTTTCGAATAAAATCTGCCCAAGCTGTTTGGGAGAATTAATATTGAAGTCTTCACCGGCAAGGGCTCTAATTTCATCTTCAAGGGCAGAGAGCCGCTTAGCCAGATCGCAACTCAATTTCGTCAATAGGTCTTGATCAACACGTATTCCGTTTTTTTCCATTTGAACAAGTATGGGAATTAATGGCCTTTCAATAGTTTCGTAAACGGTAACCATTTTTTCATCTAACAATCGCGGCTTTAAAATACGATGCAACCGAAGGGTCAAATCAGCATCCTCAGCTGCATAGTTACAAGCTTGTTCAAGGGGCACATAGTCGAAAGTGATTTGTTTCTGCCCCGATCCAACCACGCTTTTATATTTTATGGTTTTGACATTTAAATGATGGTCCGCGAGATCGTCCAAACCATGCTTCCCTGAACCGCCTTCAAGAACGAAAGAACACACCATTGTATCATCGACAGGCCCAACAACTACTCCATATCTGAGCAAAATGAGAGAGTCATATTTTATGTTTTGACCAATTTTTATTAGTGATTCATCTTCTAGCACGGGCCTAAGCATATCAAGCACAAGAGACTGAGGGAGCTGTTTTAAATCTTGATCTTGTTTTGAATTGTTATGTTCAATCACACTGGGACTACTTGGCTTTTGTATTCTCTTGTGTGCAACTGGAATATAACAAGCCTTGCCCGGGTTTACCGACAATGAAATCCCCACTAATTCAGCTTTCATTGGGTTCAAAGAGGTAGTTTCAGTATCAATTGAGACCAACCCTTCCCGATAAATTTTCTTTATCCAATCTTGGAGGGTATTTTTGTCCTGGACAACCTTATAATCCACATGCTCATAAGTCTCATTCTGCTCCTGTTGATTGTTTTGAGATCCTGTATTCAATCGAGAAATAATTGATTTGAATCCCTGCTCGCTAAGGAATTGTATGGTTTTATCGCTATCAATTTGTTTCCGAGCGAATTCTGATAACGAACTTGGCACCGGAACATCCTGCTTCAGCTGCACCAGTTTATGAGAGATGCGCGCTTGCTCCGAAAATTCAATAAGGTTTTCCCGTCGCTTTTTCTGTTTTACTTCGTGGGCATGCTCTAAGAGAGTCTCAAGGTCACCATACTCGTTAATTAACAAAGCCGCTGTTTTTATGCCTATGCCAGGGACCCCGGGTACATTGTCGACTGAGTCCCCCGCTAAGGCCTGCACCTCAACAACTTTTTCAGGTACTACACCAAATCGCTCAATCACCTCTTCTGATCTAATCAGGCGGTTTTTCATAGAGTCAAACATCGATACCCTACCACCAACTAGCTGCATTAAATCCTTATCTGAAGACACGATTGTCACACTTGCTCCTGCCTCAGCTCCCATTTTCGCATAAGTGGCAATTATATCATCAGCCTCATAACCCGGCATTTCGACGGCTGGAAGCCCGAAAGCCTTGGTAGCTTCTTTCACCAAGTCAAATTGGGGGATCAAGTCATCCGGTGGTGGCGGCCGATGTGCTTTGTAATCGGGAAAGATATCATTACGAAAAGTTTTCCGCGCAGCATCAAAGATAACCGCTATATGGTCTGCATCACTTTCTTCGACTAACTTCAGTAACATCTGTGTAAACCCGTATACGGCGTTGACTGGTATGCCATCAGGACGCGTCAAAGGCCTGACCGCATGGTAGGCGCGGAAAATAAATCCAGAGCCATCTACTAAATACAAATGTTCCATTATTGCCCCACCATTTTTATAAATTCCTTCTTACCCACCTACCGACGTATCTAGCTTCAACAACTTAAATTGCCTGCCGCAATAAGGGCACTCAATTTCCGTATTATCACCCATATTTAGGAAAATACGCGGGTGTCCAGAGGCTCCACTTCCACCATCACAGCTCACCTCCCTTGTCTCTACGTTAGTCACTTCAATTGGTTTCATTTACGGTACTATCCTTCCATAGTTAATCTGTATCCATGGTTGACCACTGGTGAGCTTGGATGATAGCGAATGCCTCGCGACAATCAATCGCCTAGGAGGCACAAATTGACTGATTCTTATTGCAAGCCCCCCAAGCTAGCTGTTGAGATTCACGGATTAACAAAAAGCTACGCTAGTTCAAAAAAGAGGCCCGCAATAACCGCGCTAGAAGAAATAAATCTATGCGTTCCCACGGGGTCTCTATTTGCTTTATTAGGCCCTAACGGCGCTGGAAAATCCACTTTAATAAACACTCTTGGTGGACTTATAACTAAGAGCGCCGGCAGCGTTAAAATTTGGGGCATTGATATAGATAAATACCCACGGAATGCACGCTCAGCCATCGGAATTGTTCCTCAAGAACTTAATATGGATGCCTTTTTCACTCCCCGTGAATACCTCAATATGCAAGCGGGACTTTATGGAGTACCACCCGCAGATACCAAAACGGATGAGATCCTTGACCGTGTGGGGCTCTCTTCTGTAGCCGACTCATATGCCCGAACCCTCTCTGGCGGAATGCGTCGCCGACTTCTAATTGCAAAAGCTATGGTTCACGATCCGCCGGTTCTAGTTTTGGATGAACCAACAGCCGGTGTTGACATAGAACTACGCGAACAGCTTTGGGAAAACATCCGCATACTCAATCGAGGTGGGGTAACAGTACTAATCACCACCCACTATCTTGAGGAGGCAGAAAAACTTTGTGATCGTATTGCTATTATCCACAGGGGAGAATTGATCGCTTCAGAGAGAAAAGAAACCCTTTTGTCTCGAATTGATGAAAAAACTTTGATTATAACCACTGACAGTCCGCTCGTTGAAGTACCCTCCAATCTTTTGCGGTTTTCTCCTTCACTCACTCAAAACGGGGCGGTCATGATCAATTATAAAAAAGGTATAATTCAGGTTGGCCAAATTCTGGAGGAATTTAGGAAAGCTCGGCTAACCATCGCTGATATTAAAAGTAAGGAAACCAATCTCGGGGACATTTTCCTACAGTTAACTCAAACTTCGCCCAATAGAGAAAAAGACCCAGCAGAATGAAACATGCCATGGTGTTAGCTGCTGCACTATTATTTTTAAGCTCATGTGGGCCCCGCTATATTGAACCTGGACCTGTATCTCAGGCGACGGCTTTAGACCAGAATAATTTTATTATGAATGACGGCATAAAGCTTCCTTTCAAAAAATGGGGGCCAGAAATCTCTCCACAATTCGTCGTTCTCGCAGTCCATGGCTTCAATGATTATTCAAAGGCCTTTGAAAAACCTGCAGCTTATTGGGCCAAGTTCGGTGTAACCACCTATGCCTACGATCAGCGTGGGTTTGGGGGAGCACCATTTGCCGGGCGCTGGCACGGAGCCCAGTCATTAACAGCTGACCTCATAGCGATTGCTCGCATGATTCGTTTGAAACATCTTGGCGTGCCGCTTTTTTTGTTAGGAGAAAGCATGGGGGGAACCGTTGCGATAGTGGCATCAGCACAGCATAGTCTGCCTCCGCACGATGGAATAATTTTAATAGCACCAGCAACATGGGGACGTGCAGCTCTACCAGCTTGGCAAGAATCTGCATTATGGATGTTGACCAAGTTTGCACCTGGCCTCGGTGTAAGCGGAGGAGGCTTCGGACGCAAACCTTCTGATAACCTTAGTATGCTAAGGCAACTATCTACAGATAAGAAAATAATAAAACGCACACGCATTGATGCTGTAAACGGCTTAGTAGACCTTATGGATATGGCCCTCTCTAGTGCAAACCAACTAAAGGGACCAGCATTAATATTATACGGAAAACAGGATGATATTATTCCAAGCAAAGCGCGCCTCTTGCTAGAAACGCGCTTGTTGAACCGTTCTTCTAATATCGTCATCAAAGAATATGAGAGCGGTTACCACATGCTTTTGCGAGATTTAAATGCGAAAGATGTTTGGAATGATATTTTGGACTGGATGAAAAAACCAATGCGCTCACCATCACATGGCATGCCTTACAGGGTTCCAAAATATTCAAACTAACTTTAGTAAAACTAGCTAGCATAGTATTGAAGATTGCCTTAGGTTCCTGCTCTTAGGCGCCCGTAGCTCAGCTGGATAGAGCGACGCCCTCCGGAGGCGTAGGTCAGGGGTTCGAATCCTCTCGGGCGCGCCATTTAGAAAAACATTCGCACAGCCACTGTTTAAAAAGGCATTATTAACGGGCTAAAAATCGAGAGATTTACGCTTTGCTTTCGATTTATAAGAAGCCCGCACAATCTGATACATTGACGACACGTGGTGGAGGCCTGTACCTAGTAGGGTACTGAAAATTTTTATCTTATTGTCTAATAATCACCGGAAGTGCCTATCATGAAATTAAATATTGGTGGATCGACTCCAACAGCTGATTGGAAAAATATGCACCCAAGCGAGAATGCTGATGCCGATTATAAGGGCGACTTTGGAGATTTGGGCCAGTTCTCAAATGATTCATTCGATATAATTTATAGCTGTCATCTGTTACAGCGTTGCGGTTACAAAGAGGAAATACCGCAGGCACTCAGGGAGTGTCTTCGCATTCTTAAACCAGGCGGTGAGCTTATGGTCAGCGTGCCCGATATGGCTGCACTCTGCATACTATTTGTTCATGAGAAGATAACGCCCGACCACCAATGGCATTTAATGCGGATACTATTTGGCGGCGAAATTGATGAAGATGACTTTAATGCTACCGGCTTCACTGCCGATTTTTTAGGTAGCTTCCTAACGGACGCTGGCTTTGAAAATATCAAATGCATCGACGATTTTGGCCTTTTTGATGATGTAAGCACAGAAAAACTAAATGGAATTTCTGTTAGCCTTAATATGAAGGCTGTGAAACCGGCCTAATCACCCATAGAAATACAACTATCACTCGATATGGAAATTTGACCACTGATGCGCACCATGATCGGGGGGGCTGGAACTTAAATGAGCTCAATTAGTCTGAACAAAATCTTTACCCTCAAGTTTTTCAATTGTATCCGTCGTGCTGTGACCAGGCAATATGTCCGCCAGCATCACTTCTCCTCCCCACTGCATTACTAAATCGCCCCCAACGACGTCTTTAAGCTCATAATCAGAACCTTTGATAAGAACGTCTGGCCGCAATGCTTCAATTACTGCAAGTGGTGTCGCATCATCAAATATTACCACCAGATCAACGTCAGCGAGCGAAGCCAATACTTGTGCTCTGCTCGATTCACTCTGTACCGGTCTTTTTTCACCTTTCAGTTGACGCACAGACCGATCACTATTAAGGCCAACGATCAATCGGTCACAGTTTTCTTTAGCTTGGGAAAGAAGCGAGATGTGGCCCGGGTGAAGCAGGTCAAAACAGCCATTCGTGAAGCCGCACCGGAACCCCTTCCCCCTCCACAAGGCTATTTTATTTGAAGCCTCGCTCAGAGCTAAAACCTTAAGTTCAGATCCCATCAGGGCAGTCTCATGTAAGACTGAAAGGATTTCTGATGTATGGACAACTGCAGTGCCATTTTTACCAACAACAATTCCAGCTGCAATATTGGCAAGAGCAGCAGCCGTTTTGAGGTCTGCGCCTATATCAAGTGCAACTGCCACTAACGCCACCACCGTATCACCAGCGCCGGAGACATCAAATACCTCTCGCGCACGTGCCTTTAAGTGGGTGGCCTCTTCCATAGTTACAAGACTCATGCCTTGCTCACTTCTTGTGGCGAGAACAGCTTTTACGCCTGCATTCTGTATTATTTTACGTGC
The DNA window shown above is from Pseudomonadota bacterium and carries:
- the polA gene encoding DNA polymerase I, whose translation is MEHLYLVDGSGFIFRAYHAVRPLTRPDGIPVNAVYGFTQMLLKLVEESDADHIAVIFDAARKTFRNDIFPDYKAHRPPPPDDLIPQFDLVKEATKAFGLPAVEMPGYEADDIIATYAKMGAEAGASVTIVSSDKDLMQLVGGRVSMFDSMKNRLIRSEEVIERFGVVPEKVVEVQALAGDSVDNVPGVPGIGIKTAALLINEYGDLETLLEHAHEVKQKKRRENLIEFSEQARISHKLVQLKQDVPVPSSLSEFARKQIDSDKTIQFLSEQGFKSIISRLNTGSQNNQQEQNETYEHVDYKVVQDKNTLQDWIKKIYREGLVSIDTETTSLNPMKAELVGISLSVNPGKACYIPVAHKRIQKPSSPSVIEHNNSKQDQDLKQLPQSLVLDMLRPVLEDESLIKIGQNIKYDSLILLRYGVVVGPVDDTMVCSFVLEGGSGKHGLDDLADHHLNVKTIKYKSVVGSGQKQITFDYVPLEQACNYAAEDADLTLRLHRILKPRLLDEKMVTVYETIERPLIPILVQMEKNGIRVDQDLLTKLSCDLAKRLSALEDEIRALAGEDFNINSPKQLGQILFEKLGLPGAKKTKTGAYQTSAKILEDLALEGHDLPTQVLEWRQLAKLKSTYTDSLVKEINPETGRVHTSYAMAGAQTGRLSSTNPNLQNIPIRTDEGRKIRQAFVAKPGHKLMSFDYSQIELRVLAHMAGIDSLAQAFKGGADIHATTASQVFGIPLNDMDPQMRRQAKAINFGIIYGISAFGLARQLGIDQTDARSYINAYFEQYPGIKAYMERLKSECRKTGMVTTLFGRRIHLPGINDKDHMRRNYAERQAINAPIQGTAADIIKRAMIRVPQALQRHGSEAAMLLQVHDELLFEVPNNEVDEVAKIITEVMERAAGPTVKMCVPLEVEAGIGNNWDEAH
- a CDS encoding zinc-finger domain-containing protein — its product is MKPIEVTNVETREVSCDGGSGASGHPRIFLNMGDNTEIECPYCGRQFKLLKLDTSVGG
- a CDS encoding ABC transporter ATP-binding protein; the protein is MTDSYCKPPKLAVEIHGLTKSYASSKKRPAITALEEINLCVPTGSLFALLGPNGAGKSTLINTLGGLITKSAGSVKIWGIDIDKYPRNARSAIGIVPQELNMDAFFTPREYLNMQAGLYGVPPADTKTDEILDRVGLSSVADSYARTLSGGMRRRLLIAKAMVHDPPVLVLDEPTAGVDIELREQLWENIRILNRGGVTVLITTHYLEEAEKLCDRIAIIHRGELIASERKETLLSRIDEKTLIITTDSPLVEVPSNLLRFSPSLTQNGAVMINYKKGIIQVGQILEEFRKARLTIADIKSKETNLGDIFLQLTQTSPNREKDPAE
- a CDS encoding alpha/beta fold hydrolase: MKHAMVLAAALLFLSSCGPRYIEPGPVSQATALDQNNFIMNDGIKLPFKKWGPEISPQFVVLAVHGFNDYSKAFEKPAAYWAKFGVTTYAYDQRGFGGAPFAGRWHGAQSLTADLIAIARMIRLKHLGVPLFLLGESMGGTVAIVASAQHSLPPHDGIILIAPATWGRAALPAWQESALWMLTKFAPGLGVSGGGFGRKPSDNLSMLRQLSTDKKIIKRTRIDAVNGLVDLMDMALSSANQLKGPALILYGKQDDIIPSKARLLLETRLLNRSSNIVIKEYESGYHMLLRDLNAKDVWNDILDWMKKPMRSPSHGMPYRVPKYSN
- a CDS encoding methyltransferase domain-containing protein, with amino-acid sequence MKLNIGGSTPTADWKNMHPSENADADYKGDFGDLGQFSNDSFDIIYSCHLLQRCGYKEEIPQALRECLRILKPGGELMVSVPDMAALCILFVHEKITPDHQWHLMRILFGGEIDEDDFNATGFTADFLGSFLTDAGFENIKCIDDFGLFDDVSTEKLNGISVSLNMKAVKPA
- the rfaE1 gene encoding D-glycero-beta-D-manno-heptose-7-phosphate kinase, whose translation is MSDLFSLNGLLEKLNAGNIICVGDVMLDRFFEGQVNRLSPEAPIPVLEVETETAMLGGAGNVVRNIAALGSAVRLISVVGNDEPGRCVENLLRVQDNLSAKLVFEKDRPTTVKSRYLAARQQLLRADREVTSPVTENTSNAIVSAVRKELSKSNGVLVLSDYGKGVLGADLIRILIDVAMQNGTKVIIDPKGNFFDIYRGADLITPNLQELRRASGMTVNCDSEVVAAARKIIQNAGVKAVLATRSEQGMSLVTMEEATHLKARAREVFDVSGAGDTVVALVAVALDIGADLKTAAALANIAAGIVVGKNGTAVVHTSEILSVLHETALMGSELKVLALSEASNKIALWRGKGFRCGFTNGCFDLLHPGHISLLSQAKENCDRLIVGLNSDRSVRQLKGEKRPVQSESSRAQVLASLADVDLVVIFDDATPLAVIEALRPDVLIKGSDYELKDVVGGDLVMQWGGEVMLADILPGHSTTDTIEKLEGKDFVQTN